From a single Micromonospora pallida genomic region:
- a CDS encoding sulfotransferase domain-containing protein — protein sequence MTIRDRAKAALPTGVRTRVRGSLVRYGEWTSDQRPLPDFLITGTKRGGTTSLWRYLLAHPLVPRLFPAWNTKTSHYFEENWGRGEAWYRSHFPTARQRRALERRHDGPSRVGEAAPLYMFHPLAAQRVADLLPDVRLIFLLRDPVERAYSHWKERRTEGKEPLDFAEALAREEERTAGERERLVADQTYFSEPYDWYTYRARGRYLEHLEPWLARFDREQMLFLPSETLYREPAATYARVLEFLGLPTHQLDRYEVFNDRRSSAMDPAVRAELTGYFAPHNDALAARLGMTFDWSRP from the coding sequence ATGACGATCCGGGATCGGGCCAAGGCGGCGCTGCCCACCGGGGTACGTACGCGGGTGCGCGGCTCGCTGGTGCGCTACGGCGAGTGGACCAGCGACCAGCGTCCGCTGCCGGACTTCCTGATCACCGGGACCAAGCGGGGCGGGACCACCTCGCTCTGGCGGTATCTGCTGGCGCACCCGCTGGTGCCCCGGCTCTTCCCGGCGTGGAACACCAAGACCTCGCACTACTTCGAGGAGAACTGGGGCCGGGGCGAGGCGTGGTACCGGTCGCACTTCCCGACCGCGCGGCAGCGCCGGGCGCTGGAACGGCGACACGACGGGCCGAGCCGGGTGGGGGAGGCCGCACCGCTGTACATGTTCCACCCGCTGGCCGCGCAGCGGGTCGCCGACCTGCTGCCCGACGTACGGCTGATCTTCCTGCTCCGGGATCCGGTGGAGCGGGCGTACTCGCACTGGAAGGAGCGGCGTACCGAGGGGAAGGAGCCGTTGGACTTCGCCGAGGCGCTGGCCCGCGAGGAGGAGCGGACGGCCGGCGAGCGGGAGCGGCTCGTCGCGGACCAGACGTACTTCAGTGAGCCGTACGACTGGTACACCTACCGGGCCCGGGGCCGGTACCTGGAGCACCTCGAACCCTGGCTGGCCCGGTTCGACCGGGAGCAGATGCTCTTCCTGCCCAGCGAGACGCTCTACCGTGAGCCGGCCGCCACGTACGCCCGGGTCCTGGAGTTCCTCGGCCTGCCGACGCATCAGCTCGACCGGTACGAGGTGTTCAACGACCGGCGCAGCAGCGCGATGGACCCGGCGGTCCGGGCGGAGCTGACCGGGTACTTCGCGCCGCACAACGACGCGCTCGCCGCCCGGCTGGGCATGACCTTCGACTGGTCACGCCCGTGA
- a CDS encoding DUF7594 domain-containing protein encodes MMRTTRGRLVRPVVAVLGLVVAVGSGPAPTAAAATPHAPTPIPAHTPTPADTRGPTTVPVQAAGDAPAAIVPTADAWVDSMAPTTNHGNGYLKVDGLPVAVAYLRFDVQGVDAVPSALLRFHVETASSTGVEVRAVGDEPWQETTLTYHDAPPVGAVVGSSGPVSAGTWVSVDVSALVTEDGPVTLALTTGNDTGVRITSREGTAKPELLVPAPPSPSPYLVARVGENTYEAVSQVTGHTYRGSLKAVVESAISELDGRGGGTVAFGPGEFDLGGEYFKLVQIADITIAGAGMAETLIRNHSDVAADTEPFNTKGAVRMVVRDLTVVAAGAPRSTSDALDFDDGVDVLVERVRVTAARGRGIVFDGKNQGWSSAGNTVRDCVITGAAGDGIELLATSRNTVTGCAISDVGGHGIQINRSSADADQPNKTSDRNVISGNVVDQAGQDGINVDGGTANQIMNNHVTNSADDTSGRDGIRLTSPVDVVCVENVVAGNVSTDDQETKTQRFGLNIATSRCLVTVVGPGNDFTGNRSGAIRDVGTNTVYQ; translated from the coding sequence ATGATGCGGACGACACGTGGCCGGCTGGTCCGGCCAGTGGTGGCGGTGCTGGGGCTGGTCGTCGCGGTGGGTTCCGGGCCCGCCCCGACGGCAGCCGCCGCGACGCCCCACGCACCGACCCCGATCCCGGCCCACACCCCGACGCCGGCCGACACGCGTGGCCCGACGACTGTTCCGGTCCAGGCGGCCGGCGACGCCCCGGCCGCGATCGTCCCGACGGCCGACGCCTGGGTGGACAGCATGGCCCCGACCACGAACCACGGGAACGGCTACCTGAAGGTGGACGGCCTGCCGGTCGCGGTGGCGTACCTCCGCTTCGACGTCCAGGGCGTCGACGCTGTCCCCTCCGCGCTGCTCCGCTTCCACGTCGAGACCGCCAGCAGCACCGGCGTCGAGGTCCGCGCGGTCGGCGACGAACCGTGGCAGGAGACGACGTTGACCTACCACGACGCGCCGCCGGTCGGTGCCGTCGTCGGCAGCAGTGGGCCGGTCTCCGCCGGCACCTGGGTCTCGGTGGACGTGTCCGCGCTGGTCACCGAGGACGGGCCGGTCACGCTGGCGCTCACCACGGGCAACGACACCGGCGTACGGATCACCAGCCGGGAGGGGACGGCCAAGCCGGAACTGCTCGTGCCGGCCCCACCGAGCCCCTCGCCGTACCTGGTCGCTCGGGTCGGGGAGAACACCTACGAGGCCGTCTCGCAGGTCACCGGCCACACCTACCGGGGCAGCCTGAAGGCCGTCGTGGAGAGCGCGATAAGCGAACTGGACGGCCGGGGCGGCGGCACGGTCGCCTTCGGCCCCGGCGAATTCGACCTCGGCGGCGAGTACTTCAAGCTCGTCCAGATCGCCGACATCACCATCGCCGGAGCAGGCATGGCCGAGACCCTCATCCGGAACCACAGCGACGTCGCCGCCGACACCGAGCCCTTCAACACCAAGGGCGCGGTACGGATGGTCGTCCGGGACCTCACCGTCGTCGCCGCTGGTGCGCCCCGGTCCACCAGTGACGCCCTCGACTTCGACGACGGGGTGGACGTGCTGGTCGAGCGGGTGCGGGTGACGGCCGCCCGGGGGCGGGGCATCGTCTTCGACGGCAAGAACCAGGGTTGGAGTTCCGCCGGGAACACCGTGCGCGACTGCGTGATCACCGGTGCCGCCGGCGACGGGATCGAACTGCTCGCCACGAGCCGGAACACCGTCACCGGCTGCGCGATCAGCGACGTCGGCGGGCACGGCATCCAGATCAACCGCTCCTCGGCCGACGCCGACCAGCCGAACAAGACCTCCGACCGGAACGTGATCTCCGGCAACGTCGTCGACCAGGCCGGACAGGACGGGATCAACGTCGACGGGGGCACCGCCAACCAGATCATGAACAACCACGTCACCAACAGCGCCGACGACACGTCCGGCCGGGACGGCATCCGGCTCACCAGCCCCGTCGACGTCGTCTGCGTCGAGAACGTCGTCGCCGGCAACGTGTCCACCGACGACCAGGAGACCAAGACCCAGCGCTTCGGCCTGAACATCGCCACCAGCCGGTGTCTGGTCACCGTGGTCGGACCGGGCAACGACTTCACCGGCAACCGTTCCGGGGCGATCCGCGACGTCGGCACCAACACCGTCTACCAGTGA
- a CDS encoding glycosyltransferase family 39 protein encodes MSTTDTSPTSPPGQRIGTSPSTDSAGGWWSTPAWPGAAAQRRPAALGVLTAIAVVAAVVRAWQLDALGFNSDEAVYAGQAASLAGNPRYAELFPVFRAHPMLFQALLSPFFHSGEVDLAGRVVVVVFGVATVLAVYPLGVRLYGRRVGLVAALLLAVMPYHVVVTRQVLLDGPMVFFATLTLYCLVRFVQGQRLTWYLATAAMLGLTMLTKETSVVLAGSVYAFLALTPMVRRPVRVTLAALPVLAAIFAVHPISQALAGRSSTGRNYLVWQLLRRPNHPMDFYLDNVPTAVGLLVLAAALGGLWWTRRRRSWRETLLLTWIAVPVVFFQLWPVKGFQYLLPVVVPLVLLAARALVTLPVPTRLLRRAWPNRPVPTQLVPAVRLVVVAVVAVSLLWPCWNAVNHAGRTTFLAGSGGVPGGREAGRWLAANTPKGSVVLTVGPSMANIVRYYGSRQSYGLSVSPNPLHRNPSYTPLHNPDASMRANDLHYVVWDSFSARRSTYFSERLLTLVRRYHGRVVHTEYVESPDRTPVPVIVIYEVRP; translated from the coding sequence GTGAGCACCACCGACACCTCTCCGACGAGCCCGCCCGGACAGCGGATCGGGACGTCGCCGTCGACCGACTCCGCCGGGGGCTGGTGGTCGACGCCGGCCTGGCCGGGCGCCGCCGCCCAGCGTCGTCCGGCCGCGCTCGGCGTCCTCACCGCGATCGCCGTGGTCGCCGCCGTCGTCCGGGCCTGGCAGCTCGACGCGCTCGGCTTCAACAGCGACGAGGCCGTCTACGCCGGGCAGGCCGCCTCCCTGGCCGGCAACCCGCGGTACGCCGAACTCTTTCCCGTCTTCCGCGCCCACCCGATGCTCTTCCAGGCGTTGCTGTCGCCGTTCTTCCACTCCGGCGAGGTGGACCTGGCCGGGCGGGTGGTGGTGGTCGTCTTCGGCGTCGCCACCGTGCTCGCGGTCTATCCGCTCGGCGTACGCCTCTACGGCCGGCGGGTGGGGCTGGTTGCCGCGCTGCTGCTGGCGGTCATGCCGTACCACGTGGTGGTGACCCGGCAGGTCCTGCTCGACGGGCCGATGGTGTTCTTCGCGACCCTGACCCTGTACTGCCTGGTCCGGTTCGTGCAGGGGCAACGGCTGACCTGGTACCTGGCCACCGCCGCGATGCTCGGCCTGACCATGCTGACCAAGGAGACCAGCGTCGTCCTCGCCGGCAGCGTGTACGCGTTCCTCGCGCTCACCCCGATGGTGCGCCGGCCGGTACGGGTCACCCTGGCCGCGCTGCCGGTGCTCGCCGCGATCTTCGCGGTGCACCCGATCTCCCAGGCCCTCGCCGGGCGCAGCAGCACCGGCCGCAACTACCTGGTGTGGCAGCTCCTCCGCCGCCCGAACCACCCGATGGACTTCTACCTGGACAACGTCCCGACGGCGGTGGGTCTGCTGGTGCTGGCGGCCGCGCTGGGTGGCCTCTGGTGGACCCGTCGACGCCGGTCCTGGCGGGAGACCCTGCTGCTGACCTGGATCGCCGTACCCGTGGTGTTCTTCCAGCTCTGGCCGGTCAAGGGCTTCCAGTACCTGCTGCCGGTGGTGGTGCCGCTGGTGCTGCTGGCCGCCCGCGCGCTGGTGACGCTGCCGGTGCCGACCCGGCTGCTCCGGCGGGCGTGGCCGAACCGGCCGGTGCCGACCCAGCTCGTCCCGGCGGTCCGGCTGGTCGTCGTCGCCGTGGTCGCGGTCAGCCTCCTCTGGCCCTGCTGGAACGCGGTCAACCACGCCGGTCGGACCACCTTCCTGGCCGGCTCCGGCGGCGTGCCCGGTGGCCGGGAGGCCGGCCGTTGGCTGGCGGCGAACACCCCGAAGGGCTCGGTCGTGCTGACCGTCGGCCCCTCGATGGCGAACATCGTGCGCTACTACGGCAGCCGGCAGAGCTACGGGCTGTCGGTCAGCCCGAACCCGTTGCACCGCAACCCGTCCTACACGCCGCTACACAACCCGGACGCGTCGATGCGCGCCAACGACCTGCACTACGTCGTCTGGGACTCGTTCTCCGCCCGACGCTCGACGTACTTCTCCGAGCGGCTGCTGACCCTGGTCCGGCGCTACCACGGCCGGGTGGTGCACACCGAGTACGTGGAAAGCCCCGACCGGACTCCGGTCCCCGTGATCGTCATCTACGAGGTGCGTCCGTGA
- a CDS encoding endo-1,3-alpha-glucanase family glycosylhydrolase has translation MTGPLRRLLLPLAVVAALLALTPVAAVADGPASRRPGVLRMQTVPPLPGVQVTVDGRTARSDAHGRIAVRVRNFLGLADRIAVAPAAVSPDRRVVFDRFRGSPDAGVRRVVEVGLRTVRRVSWSFVERVGTPVSVDRITSLRLRSSTGEIHELSGADLARPRWVAESRTQQGPRGLASKQLYYVVDSVVVDGTSVVNRAAQRFVPWDQQAWIIELLFFKVRFSAADMIFSRQAGEAVRLTRADGRVEDLRFAADGTVLVPDLPRGTYEVRVDGGGVSFGRPVSISRDQQVVLSVISPLDLSLVVLGVLVVALGLVLAGRPHLCRRLVRARRPAWARRLAHSRRPGRARRPAWLRLPGSRRPAAPPHPEPADPPRIEPAVPEQPAPVPTAVPSEQPAPPPTGQPTPVPTAVPSEQPPTGQPTPSQAKRPVAARSADPPEVPSAANGAEAGVPANEARSVGGRSGAAVAVTALLALLAPVPVADRPASAAPTRTTPATVSAQATPIAMSAQAASAGMSAQAASAEVPVLAYYYIWFNPTSWNRAKTDYPTLGRYSSDDTEILRRHVRMAKAAGIDGFLVSWKHTPQLDARLAALVDIARRESFKLGIVYQGLDFARDPLPLATVRADLAHFADRYATDPVFDVFGRPVVVWTGSEKFTAEQIDDTVKQARRRLLVLGNAKNVDGVAAARGALDGQAYYWSSADPVEEQTERKLTAMSEAVKRTGGLWIAPVAPGFDARMIGGRREVDRRDGRTLRASFTAARRSAPDALGVISWNEFSENTHIEPSERHGGAYLDVLADLLGRAVDHDVLLESHATSDERPWGLPAWGALLSAVAVAAVPPLWLVYRRRRARSAVTPPTQRGAAPRVDPVDL, from the coding sequence ATGACCGGGCCGCTTCGTCGCCTGCTGCTGCCCCTGGCCGTGGTGGCGGCGCTGCTGGCGCTCACCCCGGTCGCCGCCGTGGCCGACGGTCCCGCGTCCCGCCGGCCGGGCGTGCTGCGGATGCAGACCGTGCCACCGCTGCCCGGCGTGCAGGTCACCGTGGACGGCCGCACTGCCCGCTCCGACGCGCACGGGCGGATCGCCGTACGGGTGCGGAACTTCCTCGGCCTCGCCGACCGGATCGCGGTCGCCCCGGCGGCGGTCAGCCCGGACCGGCGGGTCGTCTTCGACCGCTTCCGGGGCAGCCCGGACGCCGGGGTGCGCCGGGTCGTCGAGGTCGGGCTGCGGACCGTCCGCCGGGTCTCGTGGAGCTTCGTGGAACGGGTCGGCACCCCGGTCTCGGTGGACCGGATCACCAGCCTGCGGCTGCGCAGCAGCACCGGGGAGATCCACGAGCTGAGTGGGGCGGACCTCGCCCGGCCCCGCTGGGTGGCCGAGAGCCGTACCCAGCAGGGACCGCGCGGGCTGGCGTCGAAGCAGCTCTACTACGTGGTGGACAGCGTCGTCGTGGACGGCACCTCGGTGGTCAACCGGGCCGCCCAGCGGTTCGTGCCGTGGGACCAGCAGGCGTGGATCATCGAGCTGCTGTTCTTCAAGGTCAGGTTCAGCGCGGCAGACATGATCTTCAGTCGCCAGGCGGGGGAGGCCGTGCGACTTACCCGGGCGGACGGCCGCGTCGAGGACCTCCGGTTCGCCGCCGACGGTACGGTGCTCGTCCCCGACCTGCCCCGAGGCACGTACGAGGTGCGGGTCGACGGGGGCGGCGTCTCCTTCGGACGTCCGGTCAGCATCAGCCGCGACCAGCAGGTGGTGCTCAGCGTGATCAGCCCGCTCGACCTGAGCCTGGTGGTCCTCGGCGTGCTGGTCGTGGCGCTCGGTCTGGTCCTGGCCGGCCGACCACACCTGTGCCGGCGGCTCGTCCGCGCCCGTCGTCCTGCCTGGGCCCGCCGTCTTGCCCATTCCCGTCGTCCTGGCCGGGCACGTCGCCCCGCCTGGCTCCGGCTTCCCGGTTCCCGACGTCCGGCCGCCCCGCCGCACCCCGAGCCGGCGGATCCGCCGCGCATCGAGCCGGCCGTGCCGGAGCAGCCAGCTCCCGTGCCCACCGCTGTTCCTTCGGAACAGCCGGCCCCGCCGCCCACCGGGCAGCCGACTCCCGTGCCCACCGCCGTTCCTTCGGAACAGCCGCCCACCGGGCAGCCAACTCCGTCCCAGGCCAAGCGGCCGGTGGCGGCCCGATCGGCGGACCCGCCGGAGGTGCCGTCGGCAGCAAACGGCGCGGAAGCCGGAGTGCCAGCGAACGAGGCCCGGTCGGTCGGTGGCCGGTCCGGCGCGGCCGTCGCGGTCACCGCGCTGCTGGCGCTGCTGGCCCCGGTGCCGGTCGCCGACCGACCGGCGTCCGCCGCGCCGACCCGGACGACTCCCGCCACCGTGTCAGCCCAGGCGACTCCCATCGCAATGTCGGCCCAGGCGGCTTCCGCCGGGATGTCGGCCCAGGCGGCTTCCGCCGAGGTGCCCGTCCTCGCCTACTACTACATCTGGTTCAACCCGACCTCGTGGAACCGGGCCAAGACCGACTATCCAACCCTCGGTCGGTACTCCAGCGACGACACCGAGATCCTGCGCCGGCACGTCCGGATGGCCAAGGCCGCCGGCATCGACGGGTTCCTGGTCTCCTGGAAGCACACCCCGCAGCTCGACGCACGGCTCGCCGCGCTGGTCGACATCGCCCGGCGGGAGAGCTTCAAGCTGGGCATCGTCTACCAGGGGCTCGACTTCGCCCGCGACCCGCTGCCGTTGGCGACGGTCCGTGCGGACCTGGCGCACTTCGCCGACCGGTACGCCACCGACCCGGTGTTCGACGTCTTCGGCCGCCCGGTGGTGGTCTGGACGGGCAGCGAGAAGTTCACCGCCGAGCAGATCGACGACACCGTCAAACAGGCCCGCCGCCGACTGCTCGTGCTCGGCAACGCCAAGAACGTCGACGGGGTGGCCGCCGCCCGGGGCGCGCTGGACGGCCAGGCGTATTACTGGTCCTCCGCCGACCCCGTCGAGGAGCAGACCGAGCGGAAGCTGACCGCCATGTCGGAGGCGGTGAAGCGTACCGGTGGGCTCTGGATCGCCCCGGTCGCGCCCGGCTTCGACGCACGCATGATCGGCGGCCGGCGGGAGGTGGACCGGCGGGACGGCCGGACGCTGCGAGCCTCGTTCACCGCCGCGCGGCGCTCCGCGCCGGACGCCCTCGGGGTGATCAGTTGGAACGAGTTCAGCGAGAACACCCACATCGAGCCGAGTGAACGCCACGGCGGGGCGTACCTGGACGTCCTCGCCGACCTGCTCGGCCGTGCCGTCGACCACGACGTCCTGTTGGAGAGCCACGCCACGTCCGACGAGCGGCCCTGGGGGCTGCCCGCCTGGGGAGCGCTGCTCTCCGCCGTCGCCGTGGCAGCCGTACCGCCCCTCTGGCTGGTGTACCGCCGACGCCGGGCCCGGTCCGCGGTCACCCCACCGACCCAGCGGGGCGCCGCCCCGCGGGTGGATCCAGTGGACCTCTGA
- a CDS encoding glycosyltransferase, translating into MTRAVLGPTIRQTPDSSTAVPEELGRAADDRPPRLSVVVPTRNEAENVPVLIARLVPLVTSLGAEIVVVDDSDDDTPAVVARVAADAPLPVRLLHRPAAARTGGLSGAVLLGAGHARGDWVLVMDADLQHPPETAAMLAAIAMRHDVDVVVGTRYAGDGSRAGLDGLVREATSSWATRLVKSLFPRRLATVSDPMSGLFAFRRDVVRLDRMNPVGFKVLLELLVRHPAARVAEVAYEMAARHAGRSKATLREGLAFLRHLSRLRGQRLVGQIRTRPRTVRERLHEVGRMVAFGLVGLTGMAVNTAALWFFYEPAQLHHLLGAALATQVSTTWNFLLVDNLIYRRNRRAGLPARATRFFLLNNVLLLLRLPVLQALVWAGVGVLAANAVTLVGLFLVRFLVNDRVIYTADDRGRRDPVRMLVSVGGTEAVAPPSRHRYQYLKYRYDVAGVVTIGSQIRLPELEFFRAQWVAEKDVDIAVRVADVGGRGPQRRAAMTQYASQAVLRYEEQLGRLGANFRIQLGPPIDIQVGPLLARSPHVVYTNIIEALLRFVMVSRGHMLLHSACVTLDGVGVMLSALTDTGKTATVLRLLRDHGGLFLSDDMTIVRPDGTALCFPKPLTISAHTLRAVQAQDLTPREWRRLQIQSRLHSKGGRSLALALARFNLPIMGINAVTQLLVPPPKYSVDRLVPCRMGTSTRVEELFVIERGAPGISDLDPAETLERMIDNTDDAYGFPPFRYLAPSITIAGQGYTQLRHREREILAEFLSTVRARVVSSDCFGWADEIPRLLREERGEASRRPAVPAPVWPRWDDAEMAGAGGIV; encoded by the coding sequence ATGACCAGAGCCGTACTCGGCCCGACCATCAGGCAGACGCCGGACAGTTCCACGGCGGTGCCCGAGGAGCTCGGGAGAGCGGCCGACGACCGGCCACCCCGGCTGAGCGTCGTGGTGCCCACCCGGAACGAGGCGGAGAACGTGCCGGTGCTGATCGCCCGGCTCGTCCCACTGGTCACCTCGCTCGGCGCGGAGATCGTGGTCGTCGACGACAGCGACGACGACACCCCCGCCGTGGTCGCCCGGGTCGCGGCCGACGCCCCACTGCCGGTACGGCTGCTGCACCGCCCGGCCGCCGCTCGGACCGGCGGCCTCAGCGGCGCGGTGCTGCTCGGCGCCGGACACGCCCGGGGCGACTGGGTCCTGGTCATGGACGCCGACCTCCAGCATCCGCCGGAGACCGCCGCGATGCTCGCCGCCATCGCCATGCGTCACGACGTGGACGTGGTGGTCGGCACCCGGTACGCCGGCGACGGCTCCCGGGCGGGCCTGGACGGACTCGTCCGGGAGGCCACCTCGTCCTGGGCGACCCGGCTGGTCAAGAGCCTGTTCCCGCGTCGGCTGGCCACCGTCAGCGACCCGATGAGCGGACTGTTCGCCTTCCGTCGCGACGTGGTCCGGCTGGACCGGATGAACCCGGTCGGCTTCAAGGTCCTGCTGGAGCTGCTGGTACGGCACCCGGCCGCGCGGGTCGCCGAGGTCGCGTACGAGATGGCGGCCCGGCACGCCGGTCGCTCCAAGGCCACGCTGCGGGAGGGGCTGGCCTTCCTGCGCCACCTGTCCCGGCTGCGCGGCCAGCGGTTGGTCGGTCAGATCCGCACCCGCCCCCGCACCGTCCGGGAACGCCTGCACGAGGTGGGGCGGATGGTCGCCTTCGGCCTGGTCGGCCTCACCGGGATGGCGGTCAACACCGCCGCCCTCTGGTTCTTCTACGAGCCCGCCCAACTGCACCACCTGCTCGGCGCGGCGCTCGCCACCCAGGTCTCCACCACCTGGAACTTCCTCCTGGTCGACAACCTGATCTACCGGCGCAACCGCCGGGCCGGACTGCCCGCCCGCGCCACCCGCTTCTTCCTGCTCAACAACGTCCTGCTGCTGCTGCGCCTGCCGGTGCTCCAGGCACTGGTCTGGGCGGGCGTCGGCGTGCTCGCCGCGAACGCGGTCACCCTGGTCGGGCTCTTCCTGGTCCGCTTCCTGGTCAACGACCGGGTCATCTACACCGCCGACGACCGGGGCCGCCGCGACCCGGTACGGATGCTGGTCAGCGTCGGCGGCACGGAGGCGGTCGCCCCGCCGTCGCGTCACCGCTACCAGTACCTCAAGTACCGGTACGACGTGGCCGGCGTGGTCACCATCGGCTCCCAGATCCGCCTGCCCGAACTGGAGTTCTTCCGCGCCCAGTGGGTGGCCGAGAAGGACGTGGACATCGCCGTCCGGGTCGCCGACGTGGGCGGTCGCGGCCCGCAGCGCCGTGCGGCGATGACCCAGTACGCCAGCCAGGCGGTGCTGCGGTACGAGGAACAGCTCGGCCGGCTCGGGGCGAACTTCCGCATCCAGCTCGGCCCCCCGATCGACATCCAGGTCGGTCCGCTGCTGGCCCGCTCCCCGCACGTCGTCTACACCAACATCATCGAGGCGCTGCTGCGCTTCGTGATGGTGTCCCGGGGGCACATGCTGCTGCACTCCGCCTGCGTCACCCTCGACGGCGTCGGGGTGATGCTCTCGGCGCTCACCGACACCGGCAAGACCGCCACCGTGCTGCGTCTGCTGCGCGACCACGGTGGACTGTTCCTCTCCGACGACATGACCATCGTCCGGCCGGACGGGACGGCGCTCTGCTTCCCCAAGCCGCTCACCATCAGCGCGCACACGCTGCGTGCCGTGCAGGCCCAGGACCTCACCCCACGGGAGTGGCGGCGGCTCCAGATCCAGAGTCGGCTGCACTCCAAGGGCGGCCGGTCGCTGGCGCTGGCCCTGGCCCGCTTCAACCTGCCGATCATGGGCATCAACGCGGTCACCCAGTTGCTCGTGCCGCCGCCCAAGTACAGCGTGGACCGCCTGGTCCCGTGCCGGATGGGCACCAGCACCCGGGTGGAGGAACTCTTCGTCATCGAGCGGGGCGCGCCCGGGATCAGCGATCTCGACCCCGCCGAGACGCTGGAACGGATGATCGACAACACCGACGACGCGTACGGCTTCCCGCCGTTCCGGTACCTCGCCCCGTCCATCACCATCGCCGGGCAGGGCTACACCCAGTTGCGGCACCGGGAGCGGGAGATCCTCGCCGAGTTCCTGTCCACGGTGCGCGCCCGGGTCGTCTCCTCGGACTGCTTCGGCTGGGCCGACGAGATCCCCCGGCTGCTCCGCGAGGAGCGGGGCGAGGCGTCCCGCCGCCCCGCCGTGCCGGCACCGGTGTGGCCCCGGTGGGACGACGCCGAGATGGCCGGCGCCGGAGGCATCGTGTGA
- a CDS encoding alkaline phosphatase family protein yields MTSPTARQTRCPLRRPLGAALALLLAAAAPIAAVPGPASAAPLDAAPAFASAAPAFASAAPLDAPAAAAQPGLPAVAGAGAAVAPPNGPATSTPIRHLVYLMQENHTFDNYFGTRPGVDGIPEGVCMPVKRGQPEPCVEPFHIGDRGAIDLDHSAEAFRTQYHGGKMDGFVEGVSKQGKDGTMAMAYYDDRDLPYYWNVADEYVVFDRFFSSSNSGSIRNHMFRVTGGPGAYGDAETIPPTGWGEIPTIFDRLEAAGISWKFYVQNYDPTITFRTRTAEEEIDRGAQVIWVPLLAYARYIDDPKLFSRIVDLDEYYEDAAKGELPAVAFVAPAGNSEHPPGNIRAGQTLVRSLLTQLMRSPAWDSSAFFWSYDDWGGWYDHVTPPQVDRYGYGFRVPALLVSPYARRGHVDSTTLDFASVLKFIQVNWGLAPLAERDRKAANFLGAFDFAAPPRPAVLLDAERHPPEVQRPRPEPVYASYAVAVALVGALVATAALRGRRSR; encoded by the coding sequence GTGACATCCCCCACCGCCCGGCAGACCCGCTGCCCACTCCGCCGTCCGCTCGGCGCGGCGCTCGCCCTGCTGCTGGCCGCCGCCGCACCGATCGCCGCCGTCCCCGGCCCCGCGTCCGCCGCGCCGCTGGACGCTGCGCCGGCCTTCGCTTCCGCCGCGCCGGCCTTCGCTTCCGCCGCGCCGCTGGACGCGCCGGCTGCCGCCGCCCAGCCCGGTCTGCCGGCCGTTGCCGGGGCCGGCGCGGCCGTCGCCCCACCCAACGGGCCGGCGACCAGTACGCCGATCCGGCACCTCGTCTACCTGATGCAGGAGAACCACACCTTCGACAACTACTTCGGCACCCGACCGGGCGTCGACGGCATCCCCGAGGGCGTCTGCATGCCGGTGAAACGCGGCCAGCCCGAGCCCTGCGTCGAGCCCTTCCACATCGGCGACCGAGGCGCGATCGACCTGGACCACTCGGCCGAGGCGTTCCGCACCCAATACCACGGCGGGAAGATGGACGGCTTCGTCGAGGGGGTGAGCAAGCAGGGCAAGGACGGCACCATGGCGATGGCCTACTACGACGACCGGGACCTGCCCTACTACTGGAACGTCGCCGACGAGTACGTCGTCTTCGACCGTTTCTTCAGCTCGTCCAACTCGGGCAGCATCCGCAACCACATGTTCCGGGTCACCGGCGGCCCCGGCGCGTACGGGGACGCGGAGACCATCCCGCCGACCGGCTGGGGGGAAATCCCCACCATCTTCGACCGGCTGGAGGCGGCCGGGATCAGCTGGAAGTTCTACGTGCAGAACTACGACCCGACGATCACCTTCCGGACCCGTACCGCCGAGGAGGAGATCGACCGGGGCGCGCAGGTGATCTGGGTGCCGCTGCTGGCGTACGCCCGCTACATCGACGACCCGAAGCTGTTCAGCCGGATCGTCGACCTGGACGAGTACTACGAGGACGCCGCGAAGGGCGAACTGCCGGCGGTCGCGTTCGTCGCCCCGGCCGGCAACAGCGAACACCCGCCGGGCAACATCCGGGCCGGGCAGACCCTGGTCCGGTCCCTGCTGACCCAGCTCATGCGCTCCCCGGCCTGGGACTCCTCGGCGTTCTTCTGGTCGTACGACGACTGGGGCGGCTGGTACGACCACGTCACCCCGCCGCAGGTCGACCGGTACGGCTACGGCTTCCGGGTGCCCGCCCTGCTGGTCAGCCCGTACGCCCGCCGGGGTCACGTCGACTCCACCACCCTCGACTTCGCCTCGGTGCTGAAGTTCATCCAGGTCAACTGGGGACTCGCTCCGCTGGCCGAGCGGGACCGGAAGGCGGCCAATTTCCTCGGCGCGTTCGACTTCGCGGCGCCACCCCGCCCGGCGGTGCTGCTCGACGCCGAACGGCACCCACCGGAGGTCCAGCGGCCCCGGCCGGAACCGGTCTACGCCTCCTACGCCGTCGCGGTGGCCCTCGTCGGGGCGCTGGTCGCCACGGCGGCGCTGCGGGGACGGAGGTCACGATGA